Proteins encoded together in one Oncorhynchus tshawytscha isolate Ot180627B unplaced genomic scaffold, Otsh_v2.0 Un_contig_2795_pilon_pilon, whole genome shotgun sequence window:
- the tlcd4b gene encoding TLC domain-containing protein 4-B isoform X1, with translation METRELTVVAGSFVGFQLLFSVASPLFSSTFTPGYGRLPSTKLTEWNSRLVSTVHALIVGLFCLYILWFDDAVNADPVWGEPGLVKLNVAITCGYLLYDLVLLATNWSTMGDSFFVCHHLAALYAYGYVLSRGVLPYFANFRLISELSTPFVNQRWFYEVLKYPRSDRLVVANGMAMAVVFFMVRIFVMPPYWARVFATFGTEAFERLGIGAQVAWITSCIALDILNTIWMYKIARGCYKVMMGASGRKAREVSPLKQNHVNNHTD, from the exons ATGGAGACAAGAGAGTTGACTGTGGTGGCTGGCAGCTTCGTGGGGTTTCAGCTGCTCTTCTCCGTGGCCAGCCCACTGTTCTCCTCAACCTTCACCCCTGGCTATGGCCGCCTGCCCTCCACCAAGCTCACTGAGTGGAACTCCAG ATTGGTGTCCACTGTCCATGCTCTGATCGTGGGCCTCTTCTGTCTCTACATCCTGTGGTTTGATGATGCTGTCAACGCAGACCCCGTCTG GGGGGAGCCTGGACTAGTGAAACTTAATGTGGCCATAACGTGTGGTTATTTGCTCTATG ACCTTGTGCTTCTGGCCACTAACTGGAGCACAATGGGGGACAGCTTTTTTGTCTGCCACCACTTGGCGGCGCTCTATGCATATGGATATGTCTTG TCTCGTGGCGTGCTTCCCTATTTTGCCAACTTCCGTCTCATTTCAGAGTTATCCACACCTTTTGTGAACCAAAG GTGGTTCTACGAGGTGCTGAAGTACCCTCGCTCGGACCGCTTGGTTGTGGCCAACGGCATGGCCATGGCAGTGGTCTTCTTCATGGTGCGCATCTTCGTCATGCCTCCCTACTGGGCCCGGGTGTTTGCCACCTTCGGAACGGAGGCCTTTGAGCGCTTGGGCATCGGTGCTCAGGTGGCCTGGATCACATCCTGTATCGCCCTGGACATCCTCAACACCATCTGGATGTACAAGATCGCCCGCGGCTGCTACAAGGTCATGATGGGCGCCAGCGGCAGGAAGGCCAGAGAGGTCTCCCCGCTCAAGCAGAACCATGTGAATAACCACACAGACTAA
- the tlcd4b gene encoding TLC domain-containing protein 4-B isoform X2 → MGDSFFVCHHLAALYAYGYVLSRGVLPYFANFRLISELSTPFVNQRWFYEVLKYPRSDRLVVANGMAMAVVFFMVRIFVMPPYWARVFATFGTEAFERLGIGAQVAWITSCIALDILNTIWMYKIARGCYKVMMGASGRKAREVSPLKQNHVNNHTD, encoded by the exons ATGGGGGACAGCTTTTTTGTCTGCCACCACTTGGCGGCGCTCTATGCATATGGATATGTCTTG TCTCGTGGCGTGCTTCCCTATTTTGCCAACTTCCGTCTCATTTCAGAGTTATCCACACCTTTTGTGAACCAAAG GTGGTTCTACGAGGTGCTGAAGTACCCTCGCTCGGACCGCTTGGTTGTGGCCAACGGCATGGCCATGGCAGTGGTCTTCTTCATGGTGCGCATCTTCGTCATGCCTCCCTACTGGGCCCGGGTGTTTGCCACCTTCGGAACGGAGGCCTTTGAGCGCTTGGGCATCGGTGCTCAGGTGGCCTGGATCACATCCTGTATCGCCCTGGACATCCTCAACACCATCTGGATGTACAAGATCGCCCGCGGCTGCTACAAGGTCATGATGGGCGCCAGCGGCAGGAAGGCCAGAGAGGTCTCCCCGCTCAAGCAGAACCATGTGAATAACCACACAGACTAA